One genomic region from Candidatus Cybelea sp. encodes:
- a CDS encoding acetyl-CoA carboxylase biotin carboxylase subunit, producing MSRAASALVCEGSGILIERLLIANRGEIAVRVARAAREMGIVALGIYSEADADAYHLQFVDDARCVGPAEAAQSYLNGEAILAAAVSMNADAVHPGYGFLSERAPFAAMVRDAGLIFVGPSPEAMAAMGSKIEAKRRVRAFDVPTVPGYDGDDQSPATLKRAAERAGFPLLIKASAGGGGRGMRVVESAAHFDDALEAAKREARAAFGDDAVLLERYLRDPRHIEFQILADAHGTTLHLGERECSIQRRHQKIVEEAPSVALNAELRAAMGAAAVRAAESVGYVNAGTCEFMLEDGKFYFLEMNARLQVEHPVTELVYDIDLVRWQLRIASGERLTFVQNDVRPRGWAIEARLYAEDPANGMLPSTGTLTRWSPPEGPGTRVDAGVTTRSVVSHYYDPMLAKLIVFGSDRAAAIARLERALVDFTIEGVRTNLPLLLWIARDDAFRAGDTTTRFLDTRLNESLFARRPPPREAVLLCAAGLLSEGRAPWRIGGVGVPLRLQCGDARTELVADARGAGTWELSGDFSGELAAHRRGDTVQAVFDGAAVTGKFTYEPELFTVHYDGQTWKFTVAAPPGVTAAASPRAAAGGASVVAPMPGKIVKVAVGDGERVEEHALLVVLEAMKMEHRIAAPADATVQSVHVKEGQIVSAGAPLVELG from the coding sequence ATTTCTCGAGCGGCGTCTGCCCTCGTTTGCGAAGGATCTGGAATCCTGATCGAGCGGCTCCTCATTGCCAATCGCGGTGAGATCGCCGTGCGCGTTGCTCGCGCGGCGCGTGAGATGGGCATCGTTGCGCTCGGTATTTATTCGGAAGCGGATGCCGATGCCTACCACTTGCAGTTCGTCGACGACGCACGCTGCGTCGGTCCCGCGGAAGCGGCCCAGTCCTATCTCAACGGCGAGGCGATCCTTGCCGCGGCGGTATCGATGAACGCGGACGCCGTGCATCCGGGCTATGGTTTTCTCTCGGAGCGCGCGCCCTTCGCGGCGATGGTGCGCGATGCTGGACTCATTTTCGTGGGACCCTCGCCGGAGGCGATGGCCGCGATGGGCAGCAAGATCGAAGCGAAACGCCGCGTGCGCGCATTCGACGTGCCGACGGTGCCCGGTTACGACGGCGACGATCAGTCGCCGGCCACCCTGAAACGAGCGGCGGAACGCGCCGGCTTTCCGCTGCTCATCAAAGCCAGCGCTGGGGGCGGCGGACGCGGTATGCGCGTCGTCGAGTCGGCGGCACACTTCGACGATGCGCTCGAAGCGGCGAAGCGTGAGGCGCGAGCCGCGTTCGGCGACGACGCCGTTCTGCTCGAGCGCTACCTTCGCGATCCCCGGCACATCGAGTTTCAAATCTTAGCCGACGCACACGGAACGACGCTGCATCTCGGCGAGCGGGAATGCTCGATCCAGCGTCGCCATCAAAAGATCGTCGAAGAGGCGCCGTCGGTGGCGCTGAACGCAGAACTGCGCGCCGCGATGGGCGCCGCCGCCGTGCGCGCGGCCGAGTCGGTCGGCTACGTAAACGCTGGAACGTGCGAGTTCATGCTCGAGGACGGTAAGTTCTACTTCCTCGAGATGAATGCGCGGCTTCAAGTCGAGCACCCGGTGACCGAGCTCGTCTACGATATCGACCTCGTGCGCTGGCAGCTTCGCATCGCGTCGGGCGAGCGGCTGACGTTCGTGCAGAACGACGTGCGCCCGCGAGGCTGGGCGATCGAGGCGCGCCTCTATGCCGAAGATCCCGCCAACGGAATGCTTCCGTCGACCGGGACGCTCACGCGGTGGTCCCCGCCCGAAGGCCCCGGCACACGCGTCGACGCCGGGGTGACGACCCGCAGCGTCGTCAGCCACTACTACGACCCGATGCTCGCGAAACTCATCGTCTTCGGCAGCGATCGCGCCGCGGCGATCGCGCGGCTGGAACGCGCGCTCGTCGATTTTACGATCGAGGGCGTACGCACGAACCTGCCGCTGCTGCTGTGGATCGCGCGCGACGATGCCTTTCGAGCCGGCGATACGACGACGCGCTTTCTCGACACGCGCCTGAACGAGTCGCTCTTTGCGCGCCGCCCGCCGCCGCGTGAAGCGGTGCTGCTCTGCGCCGCGGGTCTGCTCTCCGAGGGACGGGCGCCTTGGCGAATCGGCGGGGTGGGCGTGCCGCTGCGCCTGCAATGCGGCGACGCGCGCACCGAACTTGTCGCCGATGCCCGAGGTGCGGGCACTTGGGAGCTTTCCGGAGATTTTTCCGGGGAACTCGCTGCTCATCGCCGAGGCGACACCGTGCAAGCCGTTTTCGACGGCGCCGCCGTGACGGGCAAGTTCACGTACGAACCGGAGCTTTTCACGGTTCACTACGACGGGCAGACGTGGAAGTTCACCGTTGCGGCCCCGCCCGGCGTCACGGCGGCGGCCTCGCCGCGCGCGGCGGCCGGCGGGGCGAGCGTGGTCGCGCCGATGCCGGGTAAGATCGTCAAGGTCGCGGTCGGCGATGGGGAGCGGGTCGAGGAGCACGCGCTTTTAGTGGTGCTCGAAGCGATGAAGATGGAACACCGCATCGCCGCCCCAGCCGACGCCACCGTACAGTCGGTGCACGTGAAAGAGGGCCAGATCGTCTCGGCCGGCGCCCCGCTGGTGGAACTCGGCTGA
- a CDS encoding MBL fold metallo-hydrolase: protein MASSILFLGTGGARFVVARQLRASGGMWMRFGPTQIHVDPGPGALVRALSHVPPCNPRELDAIALSHKHLDHSGDVNALIEAMTSGGFRRRGALLAPADAIDSEPVVLPYAARYVERIERLEPSSGPYRIGEVDVFTSLRHMHAVDTFGMHFVHRGLRVAYLPCGRYFESLAADYAARRPDVLVVNVLRFVDQLNVDHLTWDDARRLVAEIRPRVAVLGHFGTKMLEANPPKLASQFEDELGLRVIAAYDGLELDLDTAVAAAAG, encoded by the coding sequence TTGGCTTCGTCTATTCTTTTTCTGGGCACCGGTGGTGCGCGCTTCGTCGTAGCCCGACAGCTGCGCGCCTCAGGCGGAATGTGGATGCGTTTCGGCCCCACACAGATCCACGTCGACCCCGGGCCCGGCGCGCTGGTTCGCGCGCTTTCGCACGTGCCGCCGTGCAATCCGCGAGAGCTCGACGCCATCGCGCTCTCGCACAAACACCTCGACCACTCCGGTGACGTCAACGCCCTCATCGAAGCGATGACCTCGGGCGGATTTCGACGGCGTGGGGCGCTTCTCGCACCGGCCGACGCGATCGACAGCGAGCCGGTGGTTCTGCCGTATGCCGCGCGTTACGTCGAGCGAATCGAGCGGCTGGAGCCGAGCAGCGGCCCGTATCGCATCGGCGAGGTCGACGTCTTTACCTCACTGCGTCACATGCACGCGGTCGATACGTTCGGAATGCACTTCGTTCATCGCGGTCTGCGCGTTGCCTATCTTCCCTGCGGGCGCTATTTCGAAAGCCTCGCGGCAGACTACGCGGCGCGCCGGCCCGACGTTCTCGTCGTCAACGTCCTGCGTTTCGTCGATCAGCTGAACGTCGATCACCTGACGTGGGACGACGCACGCCGACTCGTCGCCGAGATCCGGCCGCGGGTTGCCGTCCTCGGACACTTTGGAACCAAAATGCTCGAGGCCAATCCGCCAAAGCTTGCATCGCAGTTCGAAGACGAACTCGGCCTGCGAGTAATCGCCGCCTACGACGGGCTGGAACTGGATCTCGATACGGCGGTTGCCGCCGCCGCCGGTTAG
- a CDS encoding HAMP domain-containing sensor histidine kinase — protein MSLKWRIALGYSVLLIVALSVMSAITILRFQQILYDQAEATVNATMRAIVAFAQQSTTPFSIEDPSHGTLQFLFNSNNLATWNSENSFVQVDSLNGYPLAKTGNLGALTIPANRALTAAHDRAFREITLGNRPFLVEDRYLREGAGAAIVHVGEPLDTLERTFKSTREAIAIVLGATAIAVVILSIVLASQATTPINQLSREMREISSDRLALAAGSGAFEDSGQLYLRRRDEIGRLAQSFNDLLSRLGEAFARERQFIADASHELKTPLTSINANAQMLLRWADRDQTIRRESLETIVRESADLAGMVNGMLTLAKADRGDEIPKEPLSLAQIASEVTQNAAQRAAEKEISLHFTHSAAPTVYGDPNLLRQMIGNLVDNALKFSERGQVDVRVGSNGASAWVEVADTGPGIPEEDLANVFARFYRADKARSRAVPGTGLGLAIVRSIARVHGGEATAGKAPGGGALFRVVLPRIGLAFTGLS, from the coding sequence ATGTCGCTAAAGTGGCGGATTGCGCTGGGTTATTCGGTGCTGCTCATCGTTGCACTTAGCGTGATGAGCGCCATTACGATTCTGCGCTTTCAGCAGATCCTCTACGATCAGGCGGAGGCGACGGTGAACGCGACGATGCGCGCGATCGTCGCTTTCGCGCAGCAGTCGACGACGCCGTTTTCGATCGAGGATCCCTCCCACGGGACGCTGCAGTTCCTCTTCAACAGCAACAATCTCGCGACGTGGAACTCGGAGAACAGCTTCGTTCAGGTCGATTCCCTCAACGGGTATCCTCTGGCGAAAACGGGTAACCTCGGCGCGCTGACGATCCCCGCGAATCGCGCGCTCACCGCCGCGCACGACCGGGCGTTCCGCGAGATCACGCTCGGAAACCGCCCGTTCCTCGTCGAGGATCGCTACCTGCGCGAAGGGGCCGGCGCCGCGATCGTCCACGTTGGCGAGCCGCTCGATACGCTGGAACGCACCTTCAAAAGCACCCGCGAGGCGATCGCTATCGTCCTGGGGGCGACCGCGATTGCGGTCGTCATACTTTCGATCGTGCTCGCATCGCAGGCGACGACGCCGATCAACCAGTTGTCGCGGGAGATGCGCGAGATCAGCTCCGATCGCCTTGCCCTCGCGGCGGGTTCCGGCGCGTTCGAAGACAGCGGCCAGCTCTATCTACGGCGGCGTGACGAGATCGGAAGGCTTGCGCAAAGTTTCAACGACCTGCTTTCGCGTCTGGGCGAAGCCTTTGCCCGCGAGCGCCAGTTTATTGCCGATGCGTCGCACGAGCTGAAGACGCCGCTGACCTCGATCAACGCGAATGCCCAGATGCTCTTGCGCTGGGCCGATCGAGATCAAACGATCCGGCGCGAAAGCCTCGAGACGATCGTGCGCGAAAGCGCGGACCTCGCCGGCATGGTCAACGGCATGCTCACGCTGGCGAAGGCCGATCGCGGGGACGAGATTCCCAAAGAGCCGCTCTCGCTCGCGCAGATTGCCAGCGAAGTCACGCAGAACGCCGCGCAGCGAGCCGCCGAAAAAGAGATCAGCCTGCACTTCACGCACAGCGCCGCGCCCACCGTCTACGGCGATCCGAACCTCCTGCGCCAGATGATCGGCAACCTGGTCGATAACGCGTTGAAGTTCAGCGAACGCGGCCAGGTCGACGTTCGAGTCGGCAGCAACGGGGCTTCGGCCTGGGTCGAGGTTGCCGATACCGGACCCGGCATTCCGGAGGAAGACCTGGCGAACGTCTTTGCGCGTTTTTACCGCGCCGACAAGGCGCGTTCCCGAGCGGTCCCGGGTACCGGGCTTGGTCTGGCGATCGTCCGGTCGATCGCGCGGGTCCACGGCGGAGAGGCGACCGCGGGCAAAGCACCCGGTGGAGGAGCCCTTTTTCGCGTGGTTTTACCTCGCATTGGGCTCGCGTTCACCGGGCTTTCATGA
- a CDS encoding cytochrome b/b6 domain-containing protein codes for MKSAGRGAIYRYTLLTRASHWVWVVAFFVLVGSGLQIFNASPNLDASDKSNPARRVLAIDSPADGVGTTTLFGHTFVTTGWLGWTDDGSGSRGPHAFPAALIIPGYQDLASGRRWHLFFAWIAALCWLAWLISSAIKGNLRELLLRPSDLPKLWPMQAYYLKLRKTPPPHGIYNPLQKASYTLILFVVTPLVVLTGLALSPGIDAIANPLTVLFGGRQFARLWHFAGMALLLGFFAIHTFQVATQGIVNQMRSMITGWYQPE; via the coding sequence ATGAAGAGTGCCGGCCGCGGGGCCATCTACCGGTACACGCTGCTCACGCGCGCGAGCCACTGGGTGTGGGTGGTGGCCTTCTTCGTGCTCGTCGGCAGCGGCCTACAGATCTTCAACGCATCGCCCAACCTCGACGCATCGGACAAAAGCAACCCGGCGCGCCGCGTTCTTGCGATCGATTCCCCGGCCGACGGCGTCGGGACGACGACGCTTTTCGGGCACACGTTCGTCACCACTGGTTGGCTGGGCTGGACCGACGACGGCAGCGGCTCACGCGGTCCGCATGCCTTTCCGGCGGCGCTGATCATCCCCGGGTATCAGGATCTCGCGTCGGGGCGCCGCTGGCATCTCTTTTTTGCCTGGATCGCGGCGCTCTGCTGGCTCGCATGGCTGATTTCGAGCGCGATTAAGGGCAATCTCCGAGAACTATTGCTGCGCCCGAGCGATCTGCCGAAGCTGTGGCCGATGCAGGCGTACTATCTCAAGCTCCGTAAGACGCCGCCGCCGCACGGGATCTACAACCCGCTGCAAAAGGCTTCGTACACCCTCATCCTCTTCGTCGTCACGCCGTTGGTCGTCCTCACGGGGCTCGCGCTCTCGCCGGGCATCGACGCCATCGCCAATCCGTTGACGGTCCTTTTCGGCGGCCGTCAGTTCGCACGGCTCTGGCACTTCGCCGGAATGGCGCTACTGCTGGGATTTTTTGCGATCCACACGTTCCAAGTGGCAACGCAAGGCATCGTCAACCAGATGCGCTCGATGATCACCGGCTGGTATCAACCCGAATGA
- a CDS encoding enoyl-CoA hydratase-related protein: MAESIRLVVSRGIARVTLARPEVRNAFNAEVIEQLHEVFTRITAADDVRAVVLDGEGKVFCGGADIKWMRASLDLSVDANIADAQRMSDMFRAIDNCPKPVIGQIHGAALGGGAGLAAVCDIVIASDDAVFGFTEVKLGVIPAVISPFVINKIGVSHARALFLTGQKFDAAAAMRVGLVHKIVPPVELGAAVEYCLEEIFTAGPAAVSAAKLLVRRVIDSSYDDTRAITATAIARQRAGAEGQEGLRAFLERRLPSFAKDLES, from the coding sequence ATGGCCGAGAGCATCCGTTTGGTCGTTTCGCGGGGCATCGCGCGCGTGACGCTCGCCCGCCCTGAGGTGCGCAACGCCTTCAACGCCGAGGTCATCGAGCAGCTGCACGAGGTCTTTACCCGGATCACCGCGGCCGACGACGTTCGGGCCGTCGTGCTCGACGGTGAAGGCAAGGTCTTCTGCGGCGGCGCGGATATCAAGTGGATGCGCGCGTCACTCGATCTGAGCGTCGACGCCAACATCGCCGACGCGCAGCGCATGAGCGACATGTTCCGCGCGATCGACAACTGTCCCAAGCCGGTCATTGGACAGATCCACGGTGCAGCACTGGGCGGCGGCGCCGGCTTGGCGGCGGTCTGCGACATCGTCATCGCTTCCGACGACGCCGTTTTCGGCTTCACTGAAGTCAAACTGGGGGTCATCCCGGCGGTGATCTCGCCCTTCGTCATCAATAAGATTGGCGTGTCGCATGCGCGGGCGCTCTTCCTGACGGGACAAAAGTTCGACGCTGCGGCTGCGATGCGCGTCGGTCTCGTGCACAAGATCGTGCCGCCGGTGGAGCTCGGCGCGGCGGTCGAGTACTGCCTGGAAGAGATCTTTACCGCCGGGCCGGCGGCGGTCAGCGCCGCAAAGCTCCTGGTGCGGCGCGTCATCGACAGCTCGTACGACGACACGCGTGCGATCACGGCCACGGCGATCGCACGCCAGCGCGCCGGCGCCGAAGGCCAGGAGGGCCTGCGCGCATTTCTCGAGCGGCGTCTGCCCTCGTTTGCGAAGGATCTGGAATCCTGA
- a CDS encoding DUF1501 domain-containing protein has translation MRRRNFLLAAVSGLAVVANPEHVFSRALAQAPLPGLPGSEGRCLVLINLYGGNDGLNCVVPYGDDRYYQMRPGLAIDRSSVLAIDKRVGLNPGMRSLKALYDKGMVAIVQGVGYPNPDHSHFRSTEIWQTASPGSYQHTGWLGRYFDEAGLRQENLFKGVAVSKVLPEVLVSDRTDIPAVPALNQYSMIADSNAVARDAFSRQARDRRLPFASPYLAHVMEIEADAQSSSEELPKLIAGYKSRAAYPSTGLGRSLALAAQIVGSNLGTKAIYVEHGSFDTHVSQKMTQNQLLLQFSNAIGAFYEDLAAHGNDRRVLTLTFSEFGRRIEENGSRGTDHGEASPLFLVGGGVRGGLYGTLPDLSATNMGNLRYSVDFRSVYATVLERWLGRPAAPVLNGTFQQLPVLA, from the coding sequence ATGAGACGCCGTAACTTTCTGCTTGCCGCCGTTTCGGGCCTCGCGGTCGTCGCGAATCCCGAACACGTCTTTTCCCGTGCGCTGGCGCAGGCGCCGCTTCCCGGATTACCTGGCTCCGAAGGGCGCTGTCTGGTGCTGATCAATCTTTACGGCGGCAACGACGGTCTCAACTGCGTGGTGCCCTACGGCGACGACCGCTACTACCAAATGCGCCCGGGATTGGCGATCGACCGCAGCAGTGTGCTCGCGATCGACAAGCGCGTCGGGCTCAACCCCGGGATGCGTTCGTTAAAGGCGCTCTACGATAAAGGCATGGTCGCGATCGTGCAGGGGGTTGGCTATCCGAATCCCGATCACTCGCACTTCCGCTCTACCGAGATCTGGCAGACGGCTTCGCCGGGAAGCTACCAGCACACCGGTTGGCTCGGCCGCTACTTCGACGAGGCGGGGCTCCGACAGGAGAATCTGTTCAAGGGCGTTGCCGTCTCGAAGGTGCTGCCCGAAGTACTCGTCTCCGACCGCACGGATATCCCCGCGGTTCCCGCGCTCAATCAATACTCGATGATCGCCGACAGCAATGCCGTGGCGCGCGATGCGTTCTCGCGCCAGGCGCGCGATCGGCGCCTCCCGTTCGCGTCGCCGTATCTGGCGCACGTTATGGAAATCGAAGCCGATGCCCAGAGCAGCTCGGAAGAATTGCCGAAGCTGATCGCCGGTTACAAAAGCCGCGCCGCCTATCCGAGCACGGGGCTCGGCCGCAGCTTGGCTTTGGCCGCGCAGATCGTCGGCAGCAATCTCGGCACGAAAGCGATCTACGTCGAACACGGCTCGTTCGATACGCACGTCAGCCAGAAGATGACGCAGAATCAGCTGCTCCTGCAGTTTTCCAACGCGATCGGGGCGTTCTACGAGGATTTGGCAGCACACGGCAACGACCGCCGCGTGCTCACCCTTACCTTTAGCGAGTTTGGCCGCCGGATCGAAGAAAACGGCAGCCGCGGTACCGATCACGGGGAAGCCTCGCCGCTCTTTCTCGTCGGCGGCGGCGTGCGCGGCGGCTTGTACGGAACATTGCCCGACTTGAGCGCCACGAATATGGGCAACCTGCGTTACTCGGTCGATTTCCGCAGCGTCTATGCCACCGTCCTCGAGCGCTGGCTGGGGCGCCCGGCGGCACCCGTGCTCAATGGGACGTTCCAGCAGCTTCCCGTCCTCGCATAG
- a CDS encoding DUF1800 domain-containing protein codes for MAAQTKMDVGGIVRPAGRLDPSNALSPHGGRLGGRAAAHLLRRAGFGGTPRDVGRVAQLTATQAVASLLVLTPASAVAPPPELLDGERPLRRAAVFTLQSWWLNRMLTTPSPLQEKMTLYFHGHFTSRATPRFPLITYNQNALFRQYALGNLRELTRRVSKDAAMLIYLNGAANVVAHPNENYARELMELFTLGVDNYTEEDVRESARAWTGWQVNRRADLVSFNPVLHDGGRKRFLGQTGDFTGDDIVNIIFSQPQCAKFFAASLLNWFVYNDPEPELIDAVAALLREHDFELAPVVGTILRSDVFYSPRAYRALVKSPVEFVIGAYKTLGLSELDYSALPALQQMGQRLFFPPTVAGWPGGQNWLTSGTMIARQNFLTRLLGSQTLGSSSWLRGLPVAPASAAQQLAQNLLQSDLAPASFVELESYLGGKGSAALASLSVENYDQRVSGAAYLAMATPGFQLN; via the coding sequence ATGGCGGCGCAGACCAAGATGGACGTCGGCGGTATCGTGCGGCCGGCCGGCCGGCTCGATCCCTCCAACGCGCTCTCGCCTCACGGCGGGCGGCTTGGGGGCCGCGCGGCGGCGCATTTGCTTCGCCGGGCCGGATTTGGCGGCACGCCCAGGGATGTCGGGCGCGTAGCGCAGCTGACCGCAACACAAGCGGTAGCGTCGCTATTGGTGCTGACGCCGGCGAGCGCGGTCGCGCCTCCGCCGGAACTCCTCGACGGGGAACGCCCGCTAAGACGCGCGGCCGTCTTCACGCTGCAGTCGTGGTGGCTGAATCGGATGCTGACGACGCCATCTCCGCTGCAGGAGAAGATGACGCTTTACTTTCACGGTCACTTCACCTCGCGGGCGACGCCGCGCTTTCCGTTAATCACGTACAACCAAAACGCGCTGTTTCGTCAGTACGCGCTTGGCAATCTCCGCGAGCTCACGCGCCGGGTCTCAAAAGACGCGGCAATGCTGATTTACCTCAACGGGGCAGCCAACGTCGTCGCGCATCCCAACGAAAACTACGCGCGCGAACTGATGGAGCTCTTCACGCTGGGCGTCGACAACTACACCGAGGAAGACGTCCGCGAATCCGCGCGAGCCTGGACGGGATGGCAGGTCAACCGGCGCGCCGACCTCGTCAGCTTCAATCCGGTGCTGCACGACGGCGGCCGCAAACGGTTTCTCGGACAAACCGGAGACTTCACCGGCGACGATATCGTCAACATCATCTTCTCCCAGCCGCAGTGTGCGAAGTTCTTTGCCGCGAGCCTCCTGAACTGGTTCGTCTACAACGATCCGGAGCCCGAGCTGATCGATGCGGTTGCGGCGCTGCTGCGCGAGCACGACTTCGAGCTGGCGCCGGTCGTCGGCACGATCCTGCGCAGCGACGTTTTCTACAGTCCGCGAGCCTATCGCGCGCTGGTGAAGAGCCCGGTCGAGTTTGTGATCGGCGCGTACAAGACGCTCGGACTGAGCGAGCTCGACTACAGTGCGCTCCCGGCGCTGCAACAAATGGGCCAGCGCCTCTTCTTTCCGCCGACGGTCGCCGGTTGGCCGGGCGGTCAGAACTGGCTGACCAGCGGCACGATGATCGCGCGCCAGAACTTCCTGACCCGGCTGCTGGGCTCGCAGACGCTCGGCTCGTCGTCGTGGCTTCGCGGGTTGCCAGTCGCGCCCGCATCGGCCGCGCAGCAGCTCGCGCAGAACCTGCTGCAGAGCGACCTCGCGCCCGCGTCCTTCGTCGAACTCGAGAGCTACTTGGGCGGAAAGGGAAGCGCGGCGCTCGCCTCGCTCTCGGTTGAAAACTACGACCAGCGCGTGAGCGGTGCCGCCTATCTCGCGATGGCGACGCCGGGATTCCAGTTGAATTGA
- a CDS encoding molybdopterin-dependent oxidoreductase, whose protein sequence is MKRRIFLASAVSTLAGCGPIGSALNNDEAVRRVLSAAEGVNHALIGTRGMARLYGENDVDRVFRVNGFATPSDTQYRRLAAEGFASYRLIVDGAVERPQAFTLAQLRRMPQQTQITRHDCVEGWSVIGKWAGVPLGALLETVTPRAGARYVVFRCMDNDGQGNLYYESLDLHQARHPQALLALRLNDAPLDPDHGAPVRLRVPTQLGYKSAKWVARIEVMGTFATIAGGQGGYWEDRGYEWYAGI, encoded by the coding sequence ATGAAGCGCCGAATCTTTCTGGCCTCGGCCGTCTCCACGCTGGCCGGCTGCGGGCCGATCGGTTCGGCGCTCAACAACGACGAGGCGGTGCGGCGCGTTTTGAGCGCCGCCGAGGGCGTCAACCACGCGCTCATCGGTACGCGCGGCATGGCGCGGCTCTACGGCGAGAACGACGTGGACCGGGTCTTTCGAGTAAACGGTTTCGCGACGCCGTCGGATACCCAGTACCGGCGTTTGGCGGCAGAAGGCTTCGCCTCGTACCGTTTGATCGTCGACGGAGCGGTCGAACGTCCCCAAGCCTTTACGCTCGCGCAGCTTCGGCGGATGCCGCAGCAGACCCAGATCACGCGTCACGACTGCGTGGAAGGCTGGAGCGTGATCGGCAAGTGGGCGGGTGTTCCGTTGGGGGCGCTGCTCGAGACGGTAACGCCGCGTGCCGGTGCCCGCTACGTCGTCTTCCGCTGCATGGACAACGACGGGCAAGGCAACCTGTACTACGAAAGCCTGGATCTCCATCAGGCGCGCCACCCGCAGGCGCTGCTGGCGCTCCGGCTCAACGACGCTCCGCTCGATCCCGATCACGGGGCGCCCGTGCGTCTTCGGGTCCCGACGCAGCTCGGTTACAAGAGCGCGAAGTGGGTTGCGCGAATCGAGGTCATGGGAACGTTCGCGACGATCGCGGGCGGCCAGGGCGGTTATTGGGAGGATCGGGGCTACGAGTGGTACGCGGGGATTTAG
- a CDS encoding carboxyl transferase domain-containing protein: protein MTETQVNAQRMERLVAELRERLIAVRSGGGAESVEKHRRRNKLTARERVERLIDPGSDFLELSALAAIDMYDNGSPSAGILTGIGVVEGQHCIVVANDATVKGGTYYPMTVKKHLRAQEIAEQNHLPCIYLVDSGGAFLPLQADVFPDRDHFGRIFYNQARMSSKHIAQIAAVMGSCTAGGAYVPAMSDETVIVKGQGTIFLGGPPLVKAATGEIVTAEDLGGADVHTRVSGVADHFANDDAQALGLVRQIVRNLHLELPQQWDRTDPAPPKLEPREIYGIIPADSRTGYNVRDVILRLIDGSEFHEFKSRYGTTLVCGFARIEGHPIGILANNGILFSESALKGTHFIELCTQRGTPLLFLQNITGFMVGREYENRGIAKDGAKLVMAVACAEVPKFTVVIGGSFGAGNYGMCGRAYAPRQLWMWPNARISVMGGPQAASVLSTVKGEMTAEEKTAFEAPILEKYEREGNPYYSTARLWDDGIIDPLDTRRVIAIGLDAAAHAPQPRTQFGVFRM, encoded by the coding sequence ATGACCGAGACTCAGGTAAACGCGCAGCGGATGGAGCGTCTCGTCGCCGAGCTGCGCGAGCGTTTGATCGCCGTACGCAGCGGCGGCGGAGCGGAGTCCGTCGAGAAGCACCGCCGCCGCAACAAGCTGACGGCGCGGGAGCGCGTCGAACGCCTCATCGATCCCGGCTCCGACTTTCTCGAGCTCTCGGCGCTCGCGGCGATCGACATGTACGACAACGGCTCGCCGTCGGCCGGCATTCTTACCGGAATCGGCGTCGTCGAAGGCCAGCACTGCATCGTCGTCGCCAACGACGCGACGGTCAAAGGCGGCACGTACTACCCGATGACCGTTAAGAAGCACTTGCGCGCGCAGGAGATCGCCGAACAGAATCACCTGCCGTGCATCTATCTGGTCGATTCGGGCGGCGCCTTTCTACCGCTGCAAGCCGACGTGTTTCCCGATCGCGACCACTTCGGGCGCATCTTTTACAATCAAGCGCGCATGTCGAGCAAGCACATCGCGCAGATCGCGGCGGTAATGGGCTCCTGCACGGCGGGCGGCGCATACGTCCCGGCGATGAGCGATGAAACGGTGATCGTCAAAGGTCAAGGCACGATCTTTCTAGGCGGACCGCCGCTGGTGAAGGCCGCGACCGGCGAGATCGTCACGGCCGAGGACCTCGGCGGCGCCGACGTCCACACGCGCGTTTCCGGCGTCGCCGATCACTTTGCCAACGACGACGCGCAGGCGCTGGGGCTCGTACGTCAGATCGTGCGCAATCTTCATCTGGAGCTGCCGCAGCAGTGGGACCGCACCGATCCCGCACCGCCCAAGCTCGAACCGCGCGAAATCTACGGCATCATTCCGGCCGACAGCCGCACCGGGTACAACGTTCGTGACGTCATTCTTCGGCTCATCGACGGCTCGGAGTTTCACGAGTTCAAATCGCGCTACGGCACGACGCTCGTCTGCGGGTTTGCGCGTATCGAAGGACACCCGATCGGCATCCTGGCCAACAACGGAATCCTCTTCAGCGAGAGCGCGCTCAAAGGGACGCACTTCATCGAGCTCTGTACGCAGCGCGGAACGCCGCTGCTCTTCTTGCAGAATATTACCGGTTTCATGGTCGGGCGCGAGTACGAAAATCGCGGCATCGCCAAAGACGGCGCGAAGCTCGTCATGGCCGTCGCCTGCGCCGAGGTCCCGAAGTTTACCGTCGTGATCGGCGGCAGCTTCGGCGCGGGCAATTACGGCATGTGCGGCCGCGCCTACGCGCCGCGTCAGCTCTGGATGTGGCCCAACGCGCGCATCAGCGTCATGGGCGGCCCGCAGGCCGCAAGCGTCTTATCGACGGTCAAGGGCGAGATGACGGCGGAAGAAAAGACGGCCTTCGAGGCGCCTATTCTCGAGAAGTACGAACGCGAAGGCAATCCCTACTATTCGACCGCGCGCTTGTGGGACGACGGCATCATCGACCCGCTCGATACGCGGCGGGTGATCGCGATCGGCCTCGATGCTGCCGCGCACGCGCCGCAGCCGCGCACGCAGTTCGGCGTCTTCCGAATGTAG